A genomic segment from Phycisphaerae bacterium encodes:
- a CDS encoding PAS domain S-box protein, with translation MAGFGVQESTAQGAQLHEAARLPSQRIPPFPIRSLIACLAVTALLFAALAWHLWTSYRGVQKTLEEDFSIQRLSGVVVHLDEVLTMSARMAAATGDPQWERRYRVYEPQLDAALKDVMRLASEALTRDAVSRTNAANLRLIEMENKAFSLVRDGRRDEAAAVFTGREYEDQKQDYSQGMKEITTVLQDRAAASLHGRRRELYLGFVVGLATLTIVVMIWVSVLRGVRRHIAERRRAERELERHREHLAELVEERTTQLTIANEELARHARDLAQAEARYRDLFENAPDLMAVLEAPSGQVLECNTTLVGALGLRKEDIVGRPFLDLYTPECRAPAADTFAAFVQTGHVSNAERTLRRADGSLLEVLVQASPIRDGSGRIIAGRCTWRDVTRLKQAEREVARQVAALARSNAELEEFAYVASHDLQEPLRKILAFGDRLKATCAEGLPGQGPDYMGRMLNAARRMQTLIDDLLTFSRVTTQARPHVSVDLNEVLGEVLSDLEVRIEQSEAQVEVSALPTVQADPTQMRQLFQNLVGNALKFRRREVSPRIRIWAESVGVMSRISVEDNGIGFEEKYAERIFGIFQRLHGRGEYEGTGIGLAVCQKIVKRHGGEIVARGAPDRGATFIVSLPIEHGGSST, from the coding sequence ATGGCGGGCTTCGGTGTCCAAGAATCCACCGCTCAGGGAGCTCAACTCCATGAGGCAGCGCGCCTTCCGAGCCAGCGAATCCCACCTTTCCCGATTCGATCGCTCATCGCCTGTCTGGCGGTAACAGCTCTGCTCTTCGCCGCTCTGGCCTGGCACTTGTGGACCTCCTATCGTGGCGTTCAGAAGACGCTGGAAGAGGATTTCAGCATCCAGCGACTCAGTGGCGTGGTCGTCCATCTCGATGAGGTGCTGACCATGTCCGCCCGCATGGCCGCCGCCACAGGCGATCCGCAGTGGGAGAGGCGCTATCGGGTATACGAACCTCAACTGGACGCCGCCCTCAAGGATGTAATGCGCCTGGCTTCCGAGGCCCTCACGAGGGACGCGGTAAGCCGGACGAACGCCGCGAACCTCAGACTGATCGAGATGGAGAACAAGGCCTTCTCCCTGGTGCGCGACGGCCGCCGCGACGAAGCCGCGGCCGTCTTCACCGGCCGGGAGTATGAGGATCAGAAGCAGGACTACTCCCAGGGCATGAAGGAGATCACCACCGTCCTGCAGGATCGTGCTGCAGCCAGCCTCCACGGCCGACGCCGCGAGCTATACCTGGGTTTCGTGGTCGGGCTGGCCACCCTGACCATCGTGGTGATGATCTGGGTCAGTGTGCTGCGCGGCGTCAGGCGACACATAGCCGAGCGTAGGCGGGCGGAGCGGGAATTGGAGAGACACCGCGAGCATCTCGCGGAACTCGTGGAGGAACGGACGACGCAGCTGACCATCGCCAACGAGGAGTTGGCGCGGCACGCGCGGGATCTGGCTCAGGCCGAGGCCCGGTACCGAGACCTTTTTGAAAATGCTCCGGATCTCATGGCTGTGCTTGAAGCACCCAGCGGACAGGTATTAGAATGCAATACCACCCTCGTCGGGGCCTTGGGGCTCCGCAAGGAAGACATCGTGGGGCGCCCGTTTCTGGACCTCTATACCCCGGAGTGCCGGGCTCCGGCGGCGGACACGTTTGCGGCCTTTGTGCAGACGGGCCACGTGTCCAACGCGGAGCGGACGCTGCGCCGGGCTGACGGGAGCCTTCTGGAGGTTCTGGTGCAGGCCTCACCCATCCGGGACGGTTCCGGCAGGATCATCGCCGGCCGCTGCACGTGGCGGGACGTCACCCGGCTCAAGCAGGCGGAGCGTGAGGTGGCGAGGCAGGTCGCGGCGCTGGCTCGGTCCAACGCTGAGCTGGAAGAGTTCGCCTACGTGGCATCCCACGATCTCCAGGAGCCACTGCGCAAGATCCTGGCCTTCGGTGACCGTCTGAAGGCCACCTGTGCCGAGGGCCTGCCGGGTCAGGGGCCCGACTACATGGGGCGTATGCTCAATGCCGCTCGGCGCATGCAGACCCTGATTGATGATCTCCTGACCTTCTCACGGGTGACAACCCAGGCCCGGCCGCACGTATCCGTCGACCTGAACGAAGTCCTGGGCGAAGTTCTGTCCGACCTCGAGGTGCGCATCGAGCAGTCTGAAGCCCAGGTGGAAGTGAGTGCCCTTCCGACCGTCCAGGCCGATCCGACCCAAATGCGGCAGCTGTTTCAGAACCTGGTCGGCAACGCCCTCAAGTTTCGCCGGAGGGAGGTGAGCCCGCGGATCCGGATCTGGGCCGAGTCGGTCGGCGTCATGTCCCGAATCAGCGTGGAGGACAACGGCATCGGTTTCGAGGAGAAGTACGCCGAGCGGATTTTTGGCATCTTCCAGCGACTGCACGGACGGGGCGAATACGAGGGAACGGGCATCGGCCTGGCGGTTTGCCAGAAGATCGTGAAGCGCCACGGCGGGGAGATCGTCGCCCGAGGCGCACCCGACCGCGGTGCGACCTTCATCGTGTCGCTTCCGATCGAGCACGGAGGGAGTTCAACATGA
- a CDS encoding response regulator, with amino-acid sequence MIRRDWKVLLVDDDPDDHVLIRDIVRAMGCAFDWADRYERGLERIAQRQYDVCLIDYRLGDRDGLEFIREVLARGCQTPMILLTGQGDLLIDMKAMEAGAVDYLEKGRVDPALLERSIRYAIDRKQTEAVLANRAKELAYTNATIREFADVAAVEFRAPLQEITETLHDLQSRYRGQLTPEAKTVLTRGIEAAKRMRRLVDELTALSGAAAEEATPRLPED; translated from the coding sequence ATGATCCGACGTGACTGGAAGGTGCTGCTGGTCGACGATGACCCGGATGATCACGTTCTCATCCGCGACATCGTGCGAGCGATGGGTTGTGCTTTTGACTGGGCGGATCGGTATGAGCGCGGCCTCGAGCGAATTGCCCAGCGGCAATACGACGTATGCCTCATCGACTACCGCCTGGGCGACCGCGACGGCCTCGAGTTCATCCGCGAGGTCCTTGCCCGGGGCTGCCAGACGCCGATGATCCTGCTGACCGGCCAGGGCGATCTGCTCATCGACATGAAGGCGATGGAGGCCGGGGCCGTCGACTACCTGGAAAAGGGCCGTGTTGACCCGGCCCTCCTCGAACGATCGATACGTTACGCGATCGACCGCAAGCAGACCGAAGCCGTTCTGGCCAATCGGGCGAAGGAACTCGCCTATACGAACGCGACGATCAGGGAGTTTGCGGACGTGGCAGCCGTCGAGTTCCGGGCTCCGCTCCAGGAGATCACAGAAACTCTGCACGACCTGCAGTCCCGGTACCGAGGACAGCTGACCCCGGAGGCCAAAACTGTCCTCACCCGGGGAATCGAAGCCGCGAAACGCATGAGGAGACTGGTCGACGAGCTCACCGCACTGTCGGGCGCGGCGGCCGAAGAGGCGACCCCGCGATTGCCCGAAGATTAG
- a CDS encoding radical SAM protein — protein MELPRRERGDVYLPDGAFQGKIDTIRQYTDARDLAVGIFYAFDSRTHMLPFWYADKRMAPCSVRLLADVLHAAHFTNLRIVLQQWSPRVVPSLMRLNGRPLDILMVSSMQVHAERAYTLVRDAYRMGDARPLILAGGPKAVYEPADFFELGPEPGIGADCVVTGEAFVLLDLLHAILAVRHAGESPREAYQRARLAGLLTKVPGLVYLSPDASPQKPVAVNTGVQRLLRDLDELPMPDAGYRMLEPPHRHRTASPDPCAPERVGKFSPIASVISTQGCRFNCPYCCIPAANQRTWRHKSPKRLAAEIAHIYERFGIAIFFSTDDNFFNDRQTVIDLMTELARTRIAGQPLSTRIRFNTEATEFDVYRNRDLLPLARAGGLAAIWFGIEDITAALVNKGQTANKTADLFALMHQLDIEPMTMMIHNDTQPLHSRNGDLSGLLDQARYLFDQGAISYQCTYLGPAVGTRDIEPAAKTGTIFKRVGDRDIPQAYQDGNHVLASRHARPWRQQINILQAYAAFYNPWNTLRAFLSMRRSPLGPKRVVFQLIGQIGLILTIPRLLAWARRLKRGPIEVYPGLETARIPMVDAANGEEINWAIEHVPSLSNARRIRTACCPAPVAT, from the coding sequence ATGGAACTACCGCGCCGCGAACGCGGTGACGTGTACCTGCCGGATGGAGCCTTTCAGGGCAAGATCGATACCATTCGCCAGTATACTGATGCACGCGACCTGGCCGTCGGGATCTTCTACGCCTTCGATTCCCGCACACACATGCTACCGTTCTGGTACGCCGACAAGCGCATGGCGCCGTGTTCCGTCCGGCTGCTAGCTGACGTGCTGCATGCGGCTCACTTCACCAATCTCCGTATCGTGTTGCAGCAATGGTCGCCGCGGGTTGTTCCCAGCCTGATGCGGCTGAACGGCAGGCCGTTGGACATCCTCATGGTGTCGTCCATGCAGGTGCATGCCGAGCGGGCGTACACTCTGGTTCGCGATGCATACCGGATGGGCGACGCCCGGCCGCTCATTCTGGCCGGCGGTCCCAAAGCCGTTTACGAACCCGCGGATTTCTTCGAGCTCGGTCCCGAGCCGGGTATCGGTGCCGATTGCGTGGTGACCGGCGAGGCGTTCGTGCTCCTGGATCTGCTGCACGCCATTCTCGCGGTTCGTCATGCCGGCGAGAGCCCGCGCGAGGCCTACCAGCGGGCTCGGCTGGCCGGCCTGCTGACGAAGGTGCCGGGGTTGGTCTACCTCTCCCCGGATGCGTCTCCGCAGAAGCCCGTAGCCGTGAACACCGGTGTGCAGCGGCTCCTGCGCGACTTGGACGAACTGCCTATGCCCGACGCGGGCTACCGGATGCTCGAGCCACCGCACCGCCATCGGACGGCCTCTCCGGATCCGTGTGCACCGGAACGGGTCGGCAAGTTCTCACCCATCGCCTCAGTCATCTCGACCCAAGGTTGCCGCTTCAACTGTCCCTACTGCTGTATCCCTGCGGCGAATCAACGCACCTGGCGACACAAGAGTCCCAAGCGCCTGGCGGCGGAGATCGCCCACATCTACGAGCGCTTCGGCATTGCCATCTTCTTCAGCACCGACGACAATTTCTTCAATGACCGTCAGACCGTGATCGACCTCATGACAGAGCTAGCCCGCACCCGCATCGCCGGACAGCCGCTATCGACCCGCATCCGGTTCAACACCGAGGCTACCGAGTTCGACGTTTACAGGAATCGCGACCTGCTTCCGCTGGCCCGTGCGGGAGGCTTGGCCGCCATTTGGTTCGGTATCGAAGACATCACCGCGGCACTGGTGAACAAGGGCCAGACCGCCAACAAGACCGCCGACCTCTTCGCCCTGATGCACCAGCTGGATATCGAACCGATGACGATGATGATCCACAACGACACCCAGCCGCTGCACTCCCGAAACGGCGATCTATCGGGGCTGCTCGACCAGGCCCGCTACCTGTTCGATCAGGGGGCCATATCCTACCAATGCACCTATCTGGGGCCCGCCGTCGGGACACGCGATATCGAACCTGCGGCCAAGACCGGGACGATCTTCAAGCGGGTCGGAGATCGGGACATTCCGCAGGCGTATCAGGACGGCAATCACGTGCTCGCCTCGCGGCATGCTCGGCCCTGGCGACAACAGATCAACATCCTGCAGGCGTATGCCGCCTTCTACAACCCGTGGAATACGCTGCGCGCTTTTCTGAGCATGCGCAGGAGCCCGCTTGGACCGAAGCGGGTGGTCTTCCAGCTCATCGGACAGATCGGGCTCATTCTTACCATTCCCAGATTGCTCGCATGGGCGCGGCGGCTGAAGCGTGGTCCGATCGAAGTGTATCCGGGCCTGGAGACGGCCCGTATCCCGATGGTCGACGCCGCGAACGGCGAGGAGATCAATTGGGCGATCGAGCATGTTCCATCGCTCTCAAACGCCCGCCGCATCCGCACAGCATGCTGCCCGGCCCCGGTGGCGACCTGA
- a CDS encoding DUF2294 domain-containing protein produces the protein MDESGPTMARQIAEVAVAFERQRTGHAPKAVNVILGQDTLVITLRGALSSAEKALAANPTGAAQLRELHRQLFAAAFEPLRTEIERITGVRVCDATAEIETAAGTVVEVFMTGTVVQVFLLAEPVAAEVWSEGVAPG, from the coding sequence ATGGACGAGTCCGGACCGACCATGGCGAGGCAGATTGCCGAAGTGGCGGTCGCCTTCGAGAGACAGAGGACGGGCCACGCACCCAAGGCGGTGAACGTCATTCTTGGCCAGGATACGCTGGTCATCACCCTGCGCGGTGCCTTGTCGTCGGCCGAGAAGGCCCTGGCCGCAAACCCGACGGGCGCCGCTCAGCTACGGGAGCTTCACCGGCAGCTGTTTGCCGCCGCATTCGAACCGCTGCGGACGGAGATTGAGCGAATCACCGGCGTTCGTGTTTGCGACGCGACCGCCGAGATCGAGACGGCGGCGGGAACGGTGGTGGAAGTGTTCATGACCGGGACGGTGGTTCAGGTATTCCTGCTCGCGGAACCGGTCGCGGCGGAGGTGTGGAGTGAGGGAGTGGCCCCTGGGTAA
- a CDS encoding SpoIIE family protein phosphatase: protein MATIVVRYPDGQELGLALDCDVLAFGKADGNDLVLNARGVSREHGRFFRDRDGRWWIEDRDSSNGTIVQGRRIKKRCLEDGDVIVVGQVRIVFAADQPELPPERGSVISFSDTPETPGSTVARQASDLMVRDSARLSALYEFARRLMGRHDVSGLIDEASATLMSALHAQMVVLGLTCDPEHESDRVLVRPAGAAAAEVMISRSVLRRTIAGHQAVLIADTSADLDARQYESVIAGGIRSVLSVPMVRDDEVIGFIYMDNRQYGRTYTESDLEFACAMGAMVATAVENARLIEAKMVKQRLEAELAGARRVQQAILPSVWPRLDGWDIHGAHFTCREVGGDYYDAIVTEDGHLWLLMADVSGKGAPAALLASRMHAMTQGVLEQCNSPGQLLASLNDLLLRRSLEGLFVTCQVVRLSPDTGDALIASAGHPYPIYVGSGGDARLLCVDNGCPLGILHGTVYGETSWRFPTGEGAILLYTDGVTEAFGGNLEQFGEERLVAAAASCAGHVARKAVENVRREVETFCVGHPPSDDFTLLACRKVAAVGS from the coding sequence ATGGCGACGATCGTTGTGCGATACCCTGACGGACAGGAATTGGGCCTGGCCCTTGATTGCGACGTACTGGCGTTCGGGAAGGCGGACGGCAACGACCTGGTGCTGAACGCCCGCGGGGTCTCTCGGGAACACGGCCGGTTCTTCCGTGACCGCGACGGCCGGTGGTGGATCGAGGATCGTGACAGCAGCAACGGCACCATCGTCCAGGGGCGGCGCATCAAGAAGCGTTGTCTTGAAGACGGCGACGTGATTGTTGTCGGCCAGGTGCGCATCGTTTTCGCTGCCGACCAGCCGGAGCTGCCGCCCGAGCGGGGCAGCGTTATCAGCTTCAGTGACACCCCGGAAACTCCCGGCTCCACCGTGGCACGGCAAGCCAGCGACTTGATGGTACGCGATAGCGCCAGGCTGTCTGCGCTGTATGAGTTCGCCAGGCGGCTGATGGGGCGGCATGATGTGTCGGGCTTGATTGACGAGGCGTCGGCGACGCTCATGTCGGCACTGCACGCGCAGATGGTGGTGCTCGGGCTCACCTGCGACCCGGAGCACGAGAGCGACCGCGTTCTGGTTCGCCCCGCGGGTGCAGCGGCCGCTGAGGTGATGATCAGTCGATCTGTCCTGCGACGGACCATCGCGGGACACCAGGCGGTTCTCATTGCCGACACGAGCGCCGACCTCGACGCCCGGCAGTACGAGAGCGTTATCGCGGGCGGCATCCGGTCGGTGCTCTCCGTACCGATGGTTCGAGATGACGAGGTCATCGGATTCATCTACATGGACAATCGCCAATACGGGAGGACCTACACGGAGAGCGATCTGGAATTTGCCTGTGCGATGGGTGCAATGGTCGCCACTGCCGTTGAGAACGCCCGCTTGATCGAAGCGAAGATGGTCAAGCAACGGCTTGAGGCCGAACTGGCCGGCGCCCGGCGGGTTCAGCAGGCGATCCTGCCGTCGGTGTGGCCGCGACTGGACGGTTGGGATATTCACGGTGCCCACTTCACGTGCCGCGAGGTGGGCGGCGACTATTACGACGCCATCGTGACGGAGGACGGCCATCTCTGGCTGCTGATGGCGGATGTCTCGGGCAAAGGGGCGCCGGCCGCGCTGCTGGCCAGCCGCATGCATGCCATGACCCAGGGGGTTCTCGAGCAGTGTAATTCGCCCGGGCAGTTGCTCGCTTCGCTCAACGACTTGTTGTTGCGGCGTTCGCTGGAAGGGCTGTTCGTGACCTGCCAGGTGGTGCGGCTGTCGCCGGATACGGGTGATGCGCTGATCGCCTCCGCCGGCCACCCGTATCCGATCTACGTCGGTTCGGGAGGAGATGCTCGCTTATTGTGCGTGGACAACGGCTGTCCGCTGGGCATTCTGCACGGCACGGTCTATGGCGAGACGAGTTGGCGGTTCCCGACCGGTGAAGGAGCGATCCTGCTCTACACCGACGGCGTAACCGAAGCGTTCGGGGGTAACCTGGAGCAGTTCGGAGAAGAGCGGTTGGTGGCCGCGGCGGCATCGTGTGCCGGTCACGTGGCCCGGAAAGCGGTAGAGAATGTGCGGCGGGAGGTCGAGACATTCTGTGTCGGCCATCCGCCGAGCGACGATTTCACGCTGCTGGCCTGCCGGAAGGTGGCGGCGGTGGGCAGCTGA
- a CDS encoding RNA-binding protein, giving the protein MGKKLYVGNLTYDMTASSLEALFTAHGTVQSAEVIMDRTTGRSKGFGFVEMASDQEAQAAISALDGQDQGGRALKVNEAKPRETRSGGGRGGYGGGGGRRY; this is encoded by the coding sequence ATGGGCAAGAAACTCTATGTCGGAAACCTGACCTATGACATGACTGCTTCATCGCTTGAGGCGCTGTTCACGGCGCACGGAACGGTCCAGAGCGCGGAAGTGATCATGGATCGCACGACGGGCAGAAGCAAGGGTTTCGGTTTTGTCGAAATGGCTTCGGATCAGGAGGCCCAGGCGGCCATCTCGGCGCTCGATGGCCAGGATCAGGGTGGACGTGCCTTAAAGGTCAATGAAGCCAAGCCCCGCGAGACCCGCAGCGGCGGCGGTCGTGGCGGCTACGGCGGCGGTGGGGGCCGGCGTTACTGA
- a CDS encoding DUF2294 domain-containing protein: MKTQGEIEAAICDGISRFEQEYMGRGPREIRTHLINDLLVVRLQGVLTAAEQQLAKSLPAEKGRDLLKQVRIQLIETARPVLEAMVQEITGVKVVSLHRDISTVTGEEVVLLTLAESPIFREPKKK; the protein is encoded by the coding sequence ATGAAAACGCAAGGCGAGATCGAAGCAGCGATATGCGATGGAATCAGCCGCTTTGAGCAGGAGTACATGGGCCGGGGGCCCAGGGAGATCCGCACTCACCTGATCAATGATCTCCTCGTCGTCCGTCTTCAGGGGGTTCTGACTGCGGCCGAGCAGCAACTGGCCAAGTCGCTTCCCGCCGAGAAGGGCAGGGACCTGCTCAAACAGGTCCGGATCCAGTTGATCGAGACAGCGCGGCCGGTGTTGGAGGCGATGGTCCAGGAGATCACCGGCGTGAAGGTCGTGAGCCTGCATCGCGACATCAGCACCGTAACGGGCGAGGAGGTCGTACTCCTCACTCTGGCCGAGTCGCCGATCTTCCGCGAACCGAAAAAGAAGTAG
- a CDS encoding serine/threonine protein kinase, with the protein MTDRMSETQIGRLAVTRRLMTQRELDACLQKQHELARGATHVSLAEVMLKAGLLTRRQLQRLGMEQEEPIADESRFFPGYQVLAKLGAGATARVFKARQLSLDRIVAIKVLTRKLADKPEFVERFHEEGRAAAKLSHPNIVQVIDVDTTEGYHYLVLEYIDGKSVGEELSAGKVYAEKEALEIVVQVARALEHAAARGFVHRDVKPSNIMLTKDRTAKLADLGLARRTTDVKAATAELGRVYGTPDYISPEQIRANSDIDFRADIYCLGGTFYHMITGRVPFDGPVPATIMRKHLHARLVPPDHVRPSLSTGVGEVIETMMAKDRADRYATLGALIQDLEALARGDPPVHAQTHDKSKLLTRLDETGERAPDNRPAAGQDQETSPSSIPLMWFLVVVMVGGVSLILNVIQCVVR; encoded by the coding sequence ATGACAGATCGAATGAGCGAGACCCAGATCGGCCGGCTGGCCGTGACCCGAAGACTCATGACTCAACGGGAGCTTGACGCCTGCCTGCAAAAGCAGCACGAGCTTGCCCGCGGTGCTACCCATGTCAGCCTGGCGGAGGTAATGCTCAAGGCTGGACTGCTGACCCGTCGTCAATTGCAGCGTCTGGGTATGGAGCAGGAGGAACCGATCGCGGACGAATCACGGTTCTTTCCCGGCTACCAGGTTCTCGCCAAGCTCGGAGCCGGGGCCACCGCCAGAGTATTCAAAGCCAGACAGTTGAGCCTCGATCGCATCGTGGCGATTAAGGTCCTGACCCGAAAGCTGGCCGACAAGCCGGAGTTCGTTGAGCGTTTCCACGAGGAGGGACGCGCGGCGGCCAAGCTGAGCCACCCGAACATCGTGCAGGTCATCGATGTCGACACCACGGAAGGGTACCATTACCTTGTTCTGGAGTACATTGATGGCAAATCGGTGGGAGAGGAGTTGTCGGCAGGGAAGGTCTATGCGGAGAAGGAGGCCCTCGAGATCGTCGTCCAGGTGGCCCGCGCCCTGGAGCATGCCGCGGCTCGTGGTTTCGTCCACCGGGACGTCAAGCCGTCGAACATCATGCTGACGAAGGACCGCACGGCCAAGCTGGCGGATCTCGGCCTTGCCCGGCGCACGACGGATGTCAAGGCGGCAACGGCCGAACTGGGCCGAGTCTACGGTACGCCCGACTACATCAGCCCGGAGCAGATACGCGCGAACAGCGACATCGATTTCCGCGCAGACATCTACTGCCTAGGCGGGACCTTCTACCACATGATCACCGGACGCGTGCCTTTTGATGGGCCTGTACCCGCCACAATCATGCGCAAGCACCTCCACGCGCGATTGGTGCCGCCAGATCACGTGCGACCTTCCCTGTCCACGGGAGTCGGAGAAGTCATAGAGACGATGATGGCCAAGGATCGAGCGGACCGATACGCCACGCTGGGTGCCTTGATTCAAGATCTCGAGGCCCTGGCTCGAGGCGACCCTCCCGTGCACGCGCAAACCCACGACAAATCCAAGTTGCTGACCCGGCTAGATGAGACAGGCGAGCGGGCCCCCGACAACCGTCCGGCCGCCGGTCAGGACCAGGAAACCTCGCCTTCCTCAATCCCGCTCATGTGGTTCCTGGTGGTGGTCATGGTTGGCGGCGTTTCGCTGATCCTGAACGTGATTCAGTGCGTCGTCCGTTAG
- a CDS encoding response regulator has product MAEDDPEDVMLVRDALAEARLSNDLRCVSDGEELMDYLKRRGKYADPQTAPRPGIILLDLNMPKKDGRETLREIKNDPALRAIPVIVLTTSHAEEDIIRSYGTGANSYITKPVTFDKLVEIVRFIGRYWFEIVALPSEGELNDHDPT; this is encoded by the coding sequence ATGGCCGAAGACGACCCGGAAGACGTCATGCTGGTTCGAGACGCCCTGGCGGAGGCGCGGTTGTCCAACGACCTGCGGTGCGTATCCGACGGCGAAGAGCTGATGGACTACCTCAAACGTCGGGGCAAGTACGCCGACCCACAGACGGCACCACGCCCCGGCATCATCCTCCTGGACCTGAACATGCCGAAGAAGGACGGCCGCGAAACCCTCAGAGAGATCAAGAACGATCCCGCCCTTCGAGCCATTCCGGTCATCGTGCTCACCACGTCCCACGCGGAGGAGGACATCATCCGCAGCTACGGCACGGGAGCCAATTCCTACATCACTAAACCCGTGACGTTCGACAAGCTGGTCGAGATCGTGCGCTTCATCGGCCGGTACTGGTTTGAGATCGTCGCACTGCCATCCGAAGGAGAGCTGAACGATCATGATCCGACGTGA
- a CDS encoding DUF1294 domain-containing protein, with protein sequence MARTGGRRVRESVLHLLAAVGGTPGALVAQQLLRHKTRDRAFRRVFWTIAVVQAAALIGIIVMRNH encoded by the coding sequence ATGGCTCGCACCGGGGGGCGTCGCGTTCGCGAGTCCGTGCTGCACCTGCTGGCAGCGGTAGGCGGCACTCCCGGGGCGCTGGTCGCCCAGCAGCTGTTGCGACACAAGACCCGCGATCGGGCGTTCCGGCGGGTGTTCTGGACGATCGCCGTCGTCCAGGCGGCCGCGCTGATCGGCATCATCGTGATGAGGAACCACTGA